The Triticum aestivum cultivar Chinese Spring chromosome 7B, IWGSC CS RefSeq v2.1, whole genome shotgun sequence genome window below encodes:
- the LOC123158019 gene encoding uncharacterized protein: protein MVVVDAVVVDAGSKLGMALPDQAPGLVMPLKMKTEVATVQTCTRASNRNHPVAAPAEEEVPSRRRGCCRRREEGMLRSGSGWQGCRRARTTASRLGASPAPSGPPRSVPLQFSHSA, encoded by the exons ATGGTGGTCGTCGATGCGGTGGTCGTCGACGCGGGGTCCAAGCTGGGCATGGCGCTGCCCGACCAAGCCCCCGGGCTG GTGATGCCCTTGAAGATGAAGACGGAGGTGGCTACGGTTCAAACATGCACGCGAGCGTCAAATAGGAACCACCCAGTGGCAGCACCGGCAGAGGAGGAGGTGCCCTCGAGGAGGAGGGGATGCtgccggaggagggaggaggggatgCTGCGGAGCGGGAGCGGGTGGCAGGGCTGCAGGCGCGCGAGGACTACCGCCTCCCGCCTAGGCGCTTCGCCGGCGCCGTCAGGGCCTCCGAGGTCCGTCCCCCTCCAATTCTCCCACTCTGCCTGA